In the genome of Cryptosporangium aurantiacum, the window CGCGCGGACGCCAAGCGTGCGAGCGACGGATCGGCCGAGCGGGTCTACGCGACGTTCAGCAGCGTTGAGGAGTTCGAAACGCGAGCCGTCCAGTCCGCCGCGACGCTGCATCGCCTGCTTCACCCGACGACCGGCGTGGAGGAAGCCCCGGCGAATACGGACGACCGAATTCCGCGCCCGCCCGACCTTTATGCCGAGCCCCGTTACATCGGCTCGCACGACTTCGTCGGACGAAACGCGCAGCTGACCACGCTCAACGACTGGGCGTCCGCATCACATCCGCACCCGGTGCTGCTGTTCGAGGCGATCGGTGGCGCGGGCAAGAGCATGCTGACCTGGGAATGGACGACGCGGCACGCGAGCGCTGCCCGGGACGATTGGGCCGGGCGCTTCTGGTACTCCTTCTACGAGAAGGGTGCCGTGATGTCCGACTTCTGCCGGCGAGCGCTCGCGTACATGACCGGCCAGCCGGTGGACGCGTTCCGCAAGAAGCGGCAGCGGGAGTTGAGCGAGCTGCTCCGGCACCACCTCCAGGCGCGCCCGTGGCTGCTGGTCCTGGACGGGTTGGAACGGGTGCTGGTCGCCTACCACCGGTACGACGCGGCGCAGATCGCCGACGAGGACGCCGGGTCCAGCGACGAGATCGCGGAGCGGGATCCGTGCGCGGCCATCCGCACCGAGGACGACGACCTGCTGCGCTACCTGGCCGGCGCCGCACCGTCGAAGATCCTGATCACGTCCCGGCTGCTGCCGCGCGTCCTGCTCAACCCGTCGGGGCAGCCGATCCCGGGTGTGCTGCACGAACGTCTTCCGGGCCTGCGTCCGCCCGACGCCGAGCAGCTGCTGCGCGCCTGCGGGGTTCGCGGCGACTCGCACGGCATCCGCACCTATTTGCAGCGGCACTGCGACTGTCATCCGCTGGTGACCGGCATCATCGGCGGGCTGGTCATCAACGATTACCTGCCCGACCGCGGAAATTTCGACGCGTGGGCCGAAGATCCCGGCTACGGCGGACGGCTGGATCTCGCCGATCTGGACCTCATTCAGAAGCGCAACCACATTCTCGAATCGGCACTGAACACCCTGCCCGAGAAGAGTCGCCAGCTACTCGCGGTTCTCGCGCTTCTCCCGGAGTCGGTGGACTACGAGACCTTGCTGGCGCTCAACCCGCACGCTCCGTGGGCGCCGTACGATTTCCTGGTCACTGAGCCGGATGTCTCCGCGGCGCCGAGTCGGCTCGCCGAAACGGTGCGGGATCTCGAGCGGCGGGGTTTGCTGCAGTACGACCGGCAGGTCAAACGCTACGACCTGCATCCGGTGGTTCGCGGCGTCACGATCGGCAGCCTCCGCGCCGACGACCGCGATGAGCTCGGCCAGCGAGTCGTCGACCATTTCTCACAGCGCAGCCAGGACCCGTTCGAGGAAGTCGAATCCTTGGAGGACCTGCAGGACGCGTTGATATTGATGAAGACCTTACTCCGGATGGGTCGAACCAAGGAGGCCTATCCGGCGTATCGCGACCGTCTGTCGACCGCGCTGGCGATCAATCTCGAAGCCTATGCCGAGACGCTGGCGCTGGTCCGCCCGTTCTTCACCCACGACTGGGAACCGGTGGACATCGAAGACGCCTGGGAATCGTATCTGCTGAGCGCCGCAACGATCGCACTCAATGGACTCGGTGAGCGAAATGCCGTTTTCCGACTCTGCCAGCGAAGGCTCGAGATCAATCTCCGGCTCCGGAGCTGGCACAACCTGGCGACGGCGTTGGACGACGTCACGATCAGCCTCTGGGGTTTGGGCCGGCGTGCCGCGGCGGATCGAATCTCGGTGCTGTCGCTGTGGCTGAACGAGGCCGTCGGCGACGAACAGGGCATCTTCATGGCGCGCTTCTACCGCTTCGAGGTCCTCGCGTGGCTCGGCAAGGTCGACGAAGCGCTGGCCGTCTGGGAGGCCCTCGCGCCGATGGGCAGGGATTGGCAGCGGAACCGCTACCGGCCGGGCTCTGCCGAGGTGCGTTACGCCCAGTTCCAGTTCGTCCGGGGACGTCTCACCGACGACCTCTTGACCCAGGCCGAGCGCCTGGCGAGGCAGGGACGCAGCCGGATCCTCGTCCGCGAACTTCATCGGCTTCGCGGCGACTGGCTGACACAACAGCAGAAATGGGCGTCGGCCGCGGACAGTTACCGCGAAGCGATCCGGCTCGCCCACGAGGCCGGTCTGTCCGATTCCACCGCAGAGCTCCGTCTCGCCCTCGCCCGCCTGCACGCGGGTGACCTCGACGACGCCGACGAGGAAGCCCGTCGGCTCGCCAAGAAGTACCCCGGCCGGTCCTTGGACCTCGCCCGGCTCTGGTGGGCCATCGGCAATCGTGACCAGGCGACCCGCAACGCCGTGGCCGCCTACCGGTGGGCCTGGGGCGAGGGCGAACCGTTCGTCCACCGGTTCGAGCTCGACCAGGTCGGCGCGCTGCTCGACGAGCTCGGCGTCCAGCGGCCCGATCTGCCGCCCTACGACCCCACGAGAGACGAACGTTTCGACTGGGAGGACGCCGTCGTCGCCGTCTCCGAACAACTCCGCGCCGAGCGGGCTGACGAGTAGCTGGTATGCAAGTGGCATGGCAGCAAAGATCGTCGTCACCCAACCGGTTCACCCCGAAGCGCTCGACCGGCTGCGGGCCGCAGGGCACGAGGTCGTCGCGCTGGATTCGCCGCGCGGGCTCCCCGCGGACGAGGTGCGAAAAGCAACCGACGGCGCCGACGCGCTGCTGAGCCAGCTCACCGACCGGCTCACCGCCGACGTGTTCGAGAAGACGTCGCTGCGGATCGTCGCCACGATCGCCACCGGCTACGACAACATCGACGCGCGCGCGGCGTCCGAAGCAGGCGTTGTCGTGACCCACACGCCGGACGTCCTGACCGACGCGACCGCGGACCTGGCGATGACGCTGATGCTCGCGGTCGCCAGGCACATCCCCGAGTCCGACACGACGGTCCGCTCCGGCACCACCGGGCCGTTCCGGCTGCTGCACGAACCGATGGGCATCGACATCTCCGGCGCTACGCTCGGCATCGTCGGCCTCGGCCGGATCGGTGAGGCGGTCGCGCAACGCGCGCACTTCGGCTTCGGGATGAAGATCCTGTATACCGCCCGCTCGCAGCACTCGGCCGCCGAGGAGCGGTTCGCCGCCGAGCGGCTCCCGCTCGAACAACTACTAGCTCAGTCGGACGTCGTGAGCCTGCACGCTCCGCTGACCGACGAGACGCGGCACCTGATCAACCGGGAGTCGCTGTCCCTCATGCGGCCGAACGCGATCCTGGTCAACACCGGCCGGGGCGGGCTGGTCAGCGAGGTCGACCTGGCGGCGGCGCTGCAGTCCGGACAGATCGCGGGCGCGGGGCTGGACGTGTTCGAGAACGAGCCTGACGTCCATCCCGATCTGCTCGCCTGCGGTCCGCGCGCAGTGCTGACACCGCACGTGGGGAGCGCCACCGCGAAGACCCGCGCGGCGATGACCGCGCTGGCCGTCGACAACATCCTCGCCGTCCTCGCGGGAGATCCGCCGCGCAACCCCGTACCGTGAACGGATGGCGAAGCGCAGCCCCGACATCGACGAAGCGACCCGGCCTCCGCGGATTTCGAAGAAGCCGTACGAGGCCGAGTTGCTCCGCTTGCAGACCGAGCTGGTGACCATGCAGGCCTGGCTACGCCAGTCCGGCACCCGGCTGCTCGTGATCTTCGAAGGACGCGATGCCGCGGGCAAGGGCGGCACGATCAGCCGTGTCGGCCAGTACCTCAACCCCCGCTACGCGCGCACGGTCGCGCTGCCCGCGCCGACCGAGCGGGAAAAGGGCCAGTGGTACTTCCAGCGATACATCCAGCACCTGCCGACCGCTGGTGAGGCCGTGCTCTTCGACCGTTCCTGGTACAACCGGGCCGGCGTCGAGCGGGTGATGGGCTTCTGCACGGAGGACGAGTACCGCCGCTTCCTGCACCAGTGCCCGCTGTTCGAGCGGATGCTCGTCGAGGACGGCATCGAGCTGCGCAAGTACTGGTTCTCGGTGAGCGACGCCGAGCAGCAGCGCCGGTTCGAGTCCCGGCTCACCGACCCGCTGCGCCGCTGGAAGCTCTCGCCGATGGACGTGCAGTCGATCGCCCGCTGGGAGGACTACTCCCGCGCCAAGGACGAGATGTTCGTGCACACCGACATCCCCGAGGCGCCGTGGCACGTCGTGGAGAGCGACGACAAGCGCTCCGCGCGGCTGAACATGATCGCCCACCTGCTCTCGACGGTGCCGTACGAGCAGCTCGACGAGCCGGACATCGCGCTGCCGAAGCGTCCGAGGTCGTCCGGGTACAAGCGTCCGCCGCGCGACACCCAGCGGTTCGTCCCGGACCACGCGTCGACTCTCACGAGTTAACGGACCCCGCCGCGGGTAGGTCGGCGTTATGCCCGATTCTGCCCGTGAGACCTTCCCGCTGACAGTCAACGGCACCACCCACCACCTGACCGTCGATCCACGCACCACCGTCCTCGACGCGCTCCGCGAACACCTGGGGCTGACCGGCGCCAAGAAGGGCTGCGACCACGGTCAGTGCGGCGCCTGCACGGTGCTGCTCGACGGCCGCCGGGTCAACAGCTGCCTGATCCTGGCGATCTCCCAGCAGGACGCCTTGATCACGACGGTCGAAGGCCTCGGCGACGACTTGCACCCCGTGCAGCGGGAGTTCCTCGAACATGACGCCTACCAGTGCGGTTACTGCACGCCCGGCCAGGTCTGCTCGGCCGTCGGCATGCTCGACGAGGTCGCGCAGGGCTGGCCCAGCGCGGTCACCCGCACCGGCGAGCCGGCCCTCGACCGCGCGGAGGTCCGGGAGCGGATGAGCGGGAACCTCTGCCGCTGCGGCGCCTACCCGAACATCGTCGACGCGATCCTGGGGGCGGCCCGGTGAAGACGTTCGCCTACCGCTCGGCGACCGACATCGACGAAGCCATCGCCGCGAACGGCACGTTCCTGGCCGGTGGCACGAACCTCGTCGACCTGATGAAGCTCGGCGTCGAGACGCCGGACACTCTCGTCGACATCAACCGGCTGCCGCTGCACGACGTCGTCCGCCGGCCCGACGGGGGCCTGCGGATCGGCGCCGGCGTCCGGAACAGCGAGCTCGCGGCACACCCGGTCGTGCGGCGGCACTACCCGGTGCTCGGGCAGGCGCTGCTCTCCGGCGCGTCCGGTCAGCTGCGCAACATGGCCACGACCGGCGGGAACCTGCTCCAACGCACCCGTTGCCGGTACTTCATGGATGCGACGAAGAACTGCAACAAGCGGACGCCGGGCAGCGGCTGTCCGGCGCGCGACGGTGACCACCGCAACCTGGCGATCCTCGGCGCGTCCGAGCACTGCGTCGCCTCCCATCCGTCGGACCTCGCCGTCGCGCTGGTCGCGCTGGACGCCGTCGCCCGGATCACCGGGCCGGACGGCGAGCGCACGGTCCCGGTCGAGCAGCTGCATCGCCTGCCCGGTGACGAGCCGCATCGCGACACCGTCCTGGGCCGCGGCGAGCTGATCACCGCCGTGGACCTCCCACCGCTGCCCGACAACTACCCCAGCGCTTACCGCAAGGCCCGCGACCGCGCGTCCTACGCGTTCGCGGTCGGTTCGGTGGCCGCAGCCGTGAAGGTCTGGTCGGACGGCACCGTGGACGACGTCCGGCTCGCGTTCGGCGCCATCGCGCACAAGCCGTGGCGGGCCCACCGAGCCGAGGAGGAGCTGCGTGGGCGCCCGGCGACCCGGGAGGAGTTCCTGGCCGCGGCCGACGCCGAACTGGCCGCCGCGGAGCCGCTGCGCGACAACGGTTTCAAGGTGACGCTGATCCGCAACCTCGTCGCCGCGGTCCTCACCGACCTCACCGGAGGCCCGCGATGACGACCCCCACCCGCACCGGTTCGATCGGCACGCCGGTCGCCCGGATCGAGGGCCCCCTGAAGGTCACCGGCGCCGCCCGGTACGCGGTCGAGTACCCGGTGGAGAACGTCGCCTACGCCTGGGTGGTGCAGTCGCCGGTGCCGCGCGGCACGCTCACCGGCATCGACGCCCCGGACGACGAGGACGTCCTCGCGACGCTCTGGCACGGCAACGCGCCGAAGCTGGCGAAGAGCAGAGACCCGGAACTGCTGGTACTCCAGTCGCCGCGGATCAGCTACCGGGGGCAAGTCGTCGCGCTGGTCGTCGCCCGGACGCTGGAAGCCGCACGACACGCAGCGCAGAGCGTCCGACTGAGCATTGAGGTAGAGACGCACGACGCGGAACTCGCGGCGGACCACCCGCACCTCTACACGCCGGAGAAGCTCAACACGGGTGACCCGACCGACACGTCGCAGGGCGACGTGGACGCCGCGCTCCGGGAGGCGGCGACGACCGTCGACGTCACGTACCGGACGCCCGCGCTGCACAACCAGCCGATGGAGCCACACGCGACGACCGCGTTCTGGGTCGACGACGACCTGGTGCTCTACGACTCCAACCAGGGCCCGTCGGCGATCGCCAAGCAGGTCGCGGGCGTCTTCGGTCTGGACGTCGCCCGGGTGCACGTAGTCGCCGAGCACGTCGGCGGCGGGTTCGGCTCGAAGGGCAGTGCGCGGCCGAACGCGATCCTGGCCGCGATGGCCGCGCGAGTGGTCGACATCCCGGTGCGGCTGGCGCTGCCGCGGCAGGCGCTGTTCACGATGGTCGGGCACCGGACGCCGACCATCCAGCGGGTGCGGCTCGGTGCGACCGCCGACGGGGTGCTGACCGCGATCGCCCACGACGTGGTGCAGCAGACGTCGACGCTGCACGAGTACGCCGAGGCGACGGCCGTCGTCACCCGGCACCTGTACGCGGCCCCGAACCGCCGGACGTCGCACCGGATGGCGCGGCTGGACATGCCGACGCCGCGCTGGATGCGCGCGCCCGGCGAGGCGCCGGGCATGGTGGCGCTGGAGTGCGCGATCGACGAGCTCGCGGCGTCGCTGGCGATCGACCCGATCGAGCTGCGGATCCGCAACGAGCCGGACGTCGAGCCGGAGGACGGTACGCCGTTCAGCAGCCGTCAGTACGTGGAGTGCCTGCGGGAGGGCGCCGCCCGCTTCGGGTGGGGGTCGCGGGATCCCCGGCCGCGGCAGAGGCGGGAGGGCAACTGGTGGATCGGCACCGGTGTCGCCGGCGCGATCTACCCGTCGATGGTGATGCCATCGACGGCGTCGGCCCGGATCGAACCGGATGGGAACGTGGAGGTGTCGGTGGCCGCAGTGGACATCGGCACCGGGTCGCGCACCATCCTGCACCAGGTCGCGGCGGACGCACTGGGGATCCCGCTGGAGCGGGTGACCGTGCGGATCGGCGACAGCGCGCTACCGAAGGCGTCGATCGCGGGTGGGTCGTCGGGGAGCGCGTCCTGGAGCTGGGCGGTCGACGGCGCGTGCCGCGCCCTGCGCGAACGGCTGACCGAGCCCGTTCCGCCGGAGGGGCTGACCGCCACGTTCGACGCCGGCCCCGCGGTGAAGGCACGCGAGGACGCCGGGAAGCACGCGTTCGGGGCGCACTTCGCGGAGGTCCGGGTGGACGCGGACACCGGTGAGGTGCGGGTGTCGCGGCTGTTCGGCATGTACGCGGTCGGGCGTGTGCTCAACCCGCGGACCGCCCGCAGCCAGTTCATCGGCGGCATGACGATGGGGATGGGCATGGCGCTGCACGAGGAGAGCGTGCTGGACGCCACCACCGGCGACTGGGTCAACCACGACCTGGCCGAGTACCACGTGCCCGCGCACGCCGACGTCGAGTCGATCGAGGCGGCGTGGCTCGACGAGGACGATCCGACGGTGAACCCGCTCGGGGTGAAGGGGATCGGCGAGATCGGCATCGTCGGGTCACCGGCCGCGATCGTCAACGCGATCTGGCACGCGACCGGCGTCCGCGTCCGCGATCTCCCGGTGCGCCTCGACAAACTCCTGGGGTGCTAGAGCCCCGACGAAGCCACCAGTCGCTTCGGGGCGATGCGGCGCCAGGCGTCGACGAGATGTTCGCGCAGGACGTCGGCGCCGACCGCGCCGAGCCGCACCTGCACCCACCCGTGCTTTCCGACGTACGCGGGGACGCTGTACGCGTCGGGCTCGGACGCGATCAGCTCCGCCTGCTCCTCCAGCGTCGCCTTGAACGACGCGGTGGGGTCGGGGGTGTCGTCCGACGCGCAGGTGGCGAACATCTTGTTGCGCACCCGGAACGTCGGGTGCCCCCATGCCTCGACCTCGGTCGCCTCAGGCAACCCCAGTGCCAGCGCGCGCATCTCCGCCACGGTCACTCCCATGGGGAAACCTAATCATGACCCCACCCACCACCGCACCGGCCAGCAGCGGCGCGCCATGGTTGTCGCCGCTCACCGCCAGCGCGAACGCCCCCACCAACAACGCACCGGCCCCGGCGCGCATCGCGGACGGCGTCCCCGGCCGCCCGACCAAAAGCCACGCCGCGACTCCCCCGAGCAGCCCGGCGACCGCCACCGACGAGCCCGCGTTGTAGTACTCGCTCGCGTAGCTGTAGACCTCGCCGACGACGCCGCCCGTCAGGTACAGCACGAGCCAGCGCGCCCGACCGTAGACCTGCTCGACGAGCGCCCCGAAGATCAGCAACCCGATGCCGTTGTTGAAGATCTGGCCCCAGCCCTGCGGGTTCACCAGGATCGGCGTCACCAGTCGCCAGACCTCACCGTCGAAGAACCCCGGATCCCTGGCCAGCGCGTCGACGACGGCGGGAACGGCGTACCCCAGTGCGGTGGTCACTGTTGTGACGGCGAACACCACCCACGTGAGCCACGTTTTCACACCCGCAACTCTCGCGCAGTGCAGCCGTACCGCTGTCGAAAAGCGCGACTGAAGTGCGAAGCATCAACAAATCCCCAGCCGAACGCCAGGTCGCTGATCGTGCGGTGGCGCTGCGCCGGGTCGAGCAGCTCGGCGCGGACCCGCTCCAGACGCTGAACCCAGATCCACTCCGCGATCGAATACGACTCGCCCGCGAACGCCCGGTGCAGCGTGCTCACCGAGGTGTGCAGCTCGGCGGCGATCGACGCGACCGTGAGGCCCGGATCGCGCAGCCGCGCCCGGGCGCAGGCCATGACCTGCTCGCGACGCGTGGCCGCCGACGGTTCCGGCCGCGCGTCGCCGGCCAGTGCGCTCAGCCCGGCGACGACCAGGTGCTCGACGCCGCGGGCCACCGCGACGGCGGCGGCCGGTTCGAGCACGGTGATGTCGGCGGCGAGCGTCCGGATCATCTCGATCAGCAGATGGCCGGCCCCCTGCGCACCGCGCACGCCCCGAGCCGTGCGGCGGGTCGGGTCGCCGAGCTGTGACCGCAGCGCGGGGCCGGGCAGCATCAACACGTACTGCTGGAACGCGCCGGGAAACCCGAGCTCGTAGGGCCGCGTCGAGTCGTAGAGCGCGAAGTCGCCGGGTCGTAACTCGACGGTGCGACCGTCCTGACTGACCAGGCCGGTGCCCTCGGTCTGGATGTTGACCAGGAAGTAGTCCTCGGCGGAGCGGGCGATCAGCGACGGGGAGCGCACGACGTTCTGCGGTGTGGACGTCACCAGCGACAGCTCCAGCGTGGCGAGTGAGTCGACGCGGATCGAGCCGGTCACGTTGTTGTCCGGCGTTCGGCACCGCAGCGGCACATACGCGTCCGACACAACCGCATTCCAGTACTCCAGCCGCTCGCGCGCGGCCACCGCGTCGGTAGTGAAAACGCGCGCCATGACTTCGACGGTAGGAACGGAACCCAGCGCGCTCAAGACTGCATCAGAGAGTCAACAAAGATGACACACAGGGACCATCAGGCATTCATCCGCCGCCGCACGCTGTGCCCATGAGCATCGAGTCGGCGATCCCTCCCCACCTGACCACCGACCGCACCCGGACTCGTCGCATCCCCGACGACTACGCACCGCCGTACCCGTCGTTCGTCGCCCGGCCGGCGCCTTCGGTCAAGCAGGTGGTGATGGCCTACTTCGGGGTGCAGGGCGCGGCGGAGCCGGCCACGTTCCCCGGCCCGGACGGCCCGGGTCACGTCGAATACGCCCGCGGCGAAGACCTCATCGCCACGGCATATTGGGACGATCCGGCAGCCTTCGACCGCTGGTTCGCCGCCCACCGCGCGGAGTGGCTGGGAGACGCCGTCCGCGAGCCCGGCGTCGGGCGCTGGGTCGAGATCCTGCGCCCCACCGTCGAGGCACACGAGACGCTGTTCTCCTCGCTCGGCCGGCCGGAAGGCGTCGCGGTGCTCGCCGACGAGTTCTCCGGCCCGGTGCAGGAGCACGCGTACTGGGGCGGCATGCGGGATCGGATCCCGCTCTCCCAGACCGATCCGATGGCAGCCGCGGGTGGCCTGGCCCTCGAGCACGACGGCGGCCGGGTGCGGGTCCGGCCACAGCACGGGCTGTGCCTGATCCGCTCCGGTCAGGACTGGGCCGACACCGACGGCGAGGAGCGCGAGCTGTACCTGCGGGACGTCGAGCCGGTCCTGCGGGCGGGTATGGACTACCTCCGCGACGAGGGCAGTGCGATCGGCTGCTACAGCAACCGGTACGTCACCGTGCTGGAGGACGGGGCACCGGTCGACCGCAGCTACGGGCTGAGCTGGTGGCGCAGCCTGGATGCGCTGGAGCGCTGGGCCGAATCGCACCCGACCCACGTCGCGATCTTCGGCGCCGCGATGAAGTACCTGACCACCGTCGGCCCGGCCGCGCGCGTGCGCCTCTACCACGAGGTCTCGGTGGCGACCGCCGACGAGCAGTACTTCGAGTACGTGGACTGCCGTCCGGGAACGGGCCTGCTCGCCGCCTTCGAATGACGCTCTGCAGACTGAGCGCCGTCCGCAGGGGTCGGTCGAAAAGAATTCAATTCATCGCCACCGTCGCGTAGATGTCGGTGGGCTGGGCGGCGCCCCCCTCGTTCTCGACGCTCACCGCCAGCTGATCGACCGGATCCAGGCCGTCCACCACCCGCGATCCGCCCCGCGCGCTCGGGGGCAACACCTCGAGCGACCGTGGGGCGCCGTCGATGATCTCCCAGAGCTGGTACGTCTTGCCCGCGGGCGGATCGGCGAGGCCGTCGTAGGACAGCACCGCGGCTCCCTCGACCGCCGAGTACACGGCGGTGAACCGGCCGGCCCTGGCATCGGTGGACACCTTGAGCTTCGCGTCCGGCGCCGCCAGCACCGATCGCGTCCGCTCGGCCTCCTGCCGCGCCGCCACGACCCGGGCACGCTCGTCGCTGACCCGGTTCTCCTGCACCCACCACGTCGTTCCGACGGTTCCGGCCAGCACCGCGACCGCCGCGGCTGCCACCACCAACCGGCGTGGCCGGGCCGGCGGCCGGAGCGCCGGGGCAGCGCTCTGCCGGGTGGCTCTGGCCCGCGCCAGCACCCGCCCGCGCAGGTCGGGCGGTGGCGCCACGGCCTCCGCCACGCCGAGCCGGGCCGCGGCTTCGCGGAATTCGGCCACCTCGATCGCGCACGGCTCGCAGCCGCGCAGGTGCCGCTCGACGGCGGCTCGCTCGACGTCGTCCACCGCATCGAGCACATACGCGCCGTTCAGCAGTTCCAGGTGCTCGCTCATCGGCCCACTCCCAGGCAGTCGCGCAGCCGGATCAGGCCGTCCCGCATGCGGGTCTTCACGGTCGGCAGCGCGAGGTCGAGCGTCGCCGCCACCTCGCGGTACGTCCGGCCCCCGTAGTAGGCCAGCGTGATCGCCTCCCGCTGCACGTCGGTCAGCCCGCGTAAACAGCGCCGCACCTGCTGCTGCTCCAGGCGCCCGGCGACCTCGTCGGCCACCACGTCGTAGGCCGGTGCCTCCGGCACCGACGTCCGTCGCTCCCGGTCGGTCGCCGCTTGCGCGGCCCGTACCCGGTCGACCGCCCGCCGGTGCGCCAACGTCAAAATCCATCCGGACGCCGTCCCGCGCGCCGAATCGAACCGGGTGGCCGTGCGCCAGACCTCGACGAGCACCTCCTGGGTCACCTCTTCGGCCTGGGAAGGATCCCGGACCACCCGCAGGACCAGCCCGTAGACGCGCGGCGAGACCTCGTCGTACAGCCGGGCGAACGCCTCGTCGTCGCCACGGCCCACCTCGGTCAGGAGCAGCCCCAGCGTGTCGGCGTTCCCGGTCTCGTCACCCGCGGGCGGCTGCGCGGGGGCGCGACTGCGTTTCCAGCGATCCATGACGTGCGATGCCTCCTCGGTGACCGGGATCCCGAAGGACATTCGCAGCCGACGGCCGATCGGATGGGTCCCAACCGAGGACTGGGGCTCAGCCAGGGACAAATAATCCCCGGATCAACGCGTCCTACCTGTTCCACGGTCGCGGGGTCATGCTGGGAACCGACGACGGAAGGAGGACCACGATGGCGGACCGGGCCCAGCTCGCGGAGTTCCTCCGCTCGCGGCGCCAGGCTCTCCAGCCGGAGGACGTCGGGCTCCCCCGCGGACCGCGGCGCCGCACCGGCGGGCTCCGCCGCGAGGAGGTCGCCACGCTGTGCGGCATGTCGGCCGACTACTACACCCGGATCGAGCAGCAGCGCGGCCCGAACCCGTCGGAGCAGATGCTCGCGGCGATCGCCCGCGGACTGCACCTCTCGCTCGACGAGCGGGACCACCTGTTCCGCATCGCCGGGTACTCCGCTCCGCAGCGCGCCCTGCGCACCGACCACCTCAACCCGGGGATGATGCGGATCCTCGACCGGCTCGACGACACCCCGGCGCAGGTCATCACCCGCCTCGGCGAGACGCTGCGCCAGACCCGGATGGCGAAGGCGCTGCTCGGTGACCAGACACGGTTCACCGGCATGGCCCGCAGCACGGTCTACCGCTGGTACACCGACCCGGCGTCGCGGGCCGTCTACCCGGCCGAGGACCACCCGATCCACGGTCGCG includes:
- a CDS encoding DUF4062 domain-containing protein, yielding MIDDANQAPLHYRGVMVSSTFDDLTEHREALMRAIQGQGMFPVAMENDAALPAGTVIDSSLRKVREAAAYAAIISHRYGTIPDTSANPDRLSLTELEFREARRLGRPILLFVMTDDHRVTRGAVETDPEKMLKLAAFRADAKRASDGSAERVYATFSSVEEFETRAVQSAATLHRLLHPTTGVEEAPANTDDRIPRPPDLYAEPRYIGSHDFVGRNAQLTTLNDWASASHPHPVLLFEAIGGAGKSMLTWEWTTRHASAARDDWAGRFWYSFYEKGAVMSDFCRRALAYMTGQPVDAFRKKRQRELSELLRHHLQARPWLLVLDGLERVLVAYHRYDAAQIADEDAGSSDEIAERDPCAAIRTEDDDLLRYLAGAAPSKILITSRLLPRVLLNPSGQPIPGVLHERLPGLRPPDAEQLLRACGVRGDSHGIRTYLQRHCDCHPLVTGIIGGLVINDYLPDRGNFDAWAEDPGYGGRLDLADLDLIQKRNHILESALNTLPEKSRQLLAVLALLPESVDYETLLALNPHAPWAPYDFLVTEPDVSAAPSRLAETVRDLERRGLLQYDRQVKRYDLHPVVRGVTIGSLRADDRDELGQRVVDHFSQRSQDPFEEVESLEDLQDALILMKTLLRMGRTKEAYPAYRDRLSTALAINLEAYAETLALVRPFFTHDWEPVDIEDAWESYLLSAATIALNGLGERNAVFRLCQRRLEINLRLRSWHNLATALDDVTISLWGLGRRAAADRISVLSLWLNEAVGDEQGIFMARFYRFEVLAWLGKVDEALAVWEALAPMGRDWQRNRYRPGSAEVRYAQFQFVRGRLTDDLLTQAERLARQGRSRILVRELHRLRGDWLTQQQKWASAADSYREAIRLAHEAGLSDSTAELRLALARLHAGDLDDADEEARRLAKKYPGRSLDLARLWWAIGNRDQATRNAVAAYRWAWGEGEPFVHRFELDQVGALLDELGVQRPDLPPYDPTRDERFDWEDAVVAVSEQLRAERADE
- a CDS encoding 2-hydroxyacid dehydrogenase, giving the protein MAAKIVVTQPVHPEALDRLRAAGHEVVALDSPRGLPADEVRKATDGADALLSQLTDRLTADVFEKTSLRIVATIATGYDNIDARAASEAGVVVTHTPDVLTDATADLAMTLMLAVARHIPESDTTVRSGTTGPFRLLHEPMGIDISGATLGIVGLGRIGEAVAQRAHFGFGMKILYTARSQHSAAEERFAAERLPLEQLLAQSDVVSLHAPLTDETRHLINRESLSLMRPNAILVNTGRGGLVSEVDLAAALQSGQIAGAGLDVFENEPDVHPDLLACGPRAVLTPHVGSATAKTRAAMTALAVDNILAVLAGDPPRNPVP
- the ppk2 gene encoding polyphosphate kinase 2, translating into MAKRSPDIDEATRPPRISKKPYEAELLRLQTELVTMQAWLRQSGTRLLVIFEGRDAAGKGGTISRVGQYLNPRYARTVALPAPTEREKGQWYFQRYIQHLPTAGEAVLFDRSWYNRAGVERVMGFCTEDEYRRFLHQCPLFERMLVEDGIELRKYWFSVSDAEQQRRFESRLTDPLRRWKLSPMDVQSIARWEDYSRAKDEMFVHTDIPEAPWHVVESDDKRSARLNMIAHLLSTVPYEQLDEPDIALPKRPRSSGYKRPPRDTQRFVPDHASTLTS
- a CDS encoding 2Fe-2S iron-sulfur cluster-binding protein, which produces MPDSARETFPLTVNGTTHHLTVDPRTTVLDALREHLGLTGAKKGCDHGQCGACTVLLDGRRVNSCLILAISQQDALITTVEGLGDDLHPVQREFLEHDAYQCGYCTPGQVCSAVGMLDEVAQGWPSAVTRTGEPALDRAEVRERMSGNLCRCGAYPNIVDAILGAAR
- a CDS encoding FAD binding domain-containing protein, producing the protein MKTFAYRSATDIDEAIAANGTFLAGGTNLVDLMKLGVETPDTLVDINRLPLHDVVRRPDGGLRIGAGVRNSELAAHPVVRRHYPVLGQALLSGASGQLRNMATTGGNLLQRTRCRYFMDATKNCNKRTPGSGCPARDGDHRNLAILGASEHCVASHPSDLAVALVALDAVARITGPDGERTVPVEQLHRLPGDEPHRDTVLGRGELITAVDLPPLPDNYPSAYRKARDRASYAFAVGSVAAAVKVWSDGTVDDVRLAFGAIAHKPWRAHRAEEELRGRPATREEFLAAADAELAAAEPLRDNGFKVTLIRNLVAAVLTDLTGGPR
- a CDS encoding xanthine dehydrogenase family protein molybdopterin-binding subunit, whose amino-acid sequence is MTTPTRTGSIGTPVARIEGPLKVTGAARYAVEYPVENVAYAWVVQSPVPRGTLTGIDAPDDEDVLATLWHGNAPKLAKSRDPELLVLQSPRISYRGQVVALVVARTLEAARHAAQSVRLSIEVETHDAELAADHPHLYTPEKLNTGDPTDTSQGDVDAALREAATTVDVTYRTPALHNQPMEPHATTAFWVDDDLVLYDSNQGPSAIAKQVAGVFGLDVARVHVVAEHVGGGFGSKGSARPNAILAAMAARVVDIPVRLALPRQALFTMVGHRTPTIQRVRLGATADGVLTAIAHDVVQQTSTLHEYAEATAVVTRHLYAAPNRRTSHRMARLDMPTPRWMRAPGEAPGMVALECAIDELAASLAIDPIELRIRNEPDVEPEDGTPFSSRQYVECLREGAARFGWGSRDPRPRQRREGNWWIGTGVAGAIYPSMVMPSTASARIEPDGNVEVSVAAVDIGTGSRTILHQVAADALGIPLERVTVRIGDSALPKASIAGGSSGSASWSWAVDGACRALRERLTEPVPPEGLTATFDAGPAVKAREDAGKHAFGAHFAEVRVDADTGEVRVSRLFGMYAVGRVLNPRTARSQFIGGMTMGMGMALHEESVLDATTGDWVNHDLAEYHVPAHADVESIEAAWLDEDDPTVNPLGVKGIGEIGIVGSPAAIVNAIWHATGVRVRDLPVRLDKLLGC